One genomic segment of Planktothrix sp. FACHB-1365 includes these proteins:
- a CDS encoding SulP family inorganic anion transporter: MQQYFPILNWGFNYKKTDLTGDLTAGIIVASLLIPQGMAYAMLAGLPPEVGLYASIFPQIVYACLGTASMLSVAPVAVDSLMVATAVSAIAKENTPEYWGYALTLALLVGIIELLIGIFRLGFVANFLSQAVISGFISAAAILIGFSQVKHLLGIKIPQTESFLSTVTAIFQESPHLNGITLTLGIISLVFLLYFNRGLGQYLKSKGVQESIIIPLTKSGPLMVVIGSSILVGLLHLDQFFGVKVVGEIPKGFPPLTLPNLDLNHLQLLGTSALAISFVGFMEAFSVGQFLASKQRKKVEANQELIALGASNITASFTGGYPITGGLSRSVVNFSAGANTGLASVITAVFLMLTVLFLTPLFYYLPQTSLAAIILVAVGNLLDFPTLKRLWQYNKLDAITWCGTFVAVLFTRAEQGIMIGVLISLLLHLVRTSKPHIAIVGRVGNTEHFRNILRHPVTTFPHILAVRVDESLYFVNTKYLENYLLKLVTEQKEVEYLLLVCSGINLIDGSALETLQRLIEDLKGMGIEFYLSEVKGPVFDQLEKVGFVDKLGRDRIFLSTDQAMKELSQRVSNSAQS, encoded by the coding sequence ATGCAACAATATTTTCCGATTTTAAACTGGGGATTCAATTACAAAAAAACAGATTTAACCGGAGATTTAACGGCTGGAATTATTGTTGCAAGTTTGTTAATTCCCCAGGGAATGGCTTATGCAATGCTGGCAGGTTTACCCCCAGAAGTTGGGCTCTATGCCAGCATTTTTCCTCAAATTGTTTATGCCTGTTTAGGAACCGCTTCCATGCTGTCGGTGGCTCCGGTGGCGGTCGATTCTTTAATGGTTGCAACGGCGGTTAGTGCGATCGCCAAAGAAAACACACCGGAATATTGGGGATATGCCTTAACCTTAGCGTTATTAGTCGGAATTATTGAACTGTTAATCGGAATTTTCCGGTTAGGATTTGTCGCTAATTTCCTCAGCCAAGCGGTAATTTCTGGCTTTATTAGTGCCGCCGCTATTCTGATTGGATTTAGCCAAGTTAAACATCTATTGGGAATCAAAATTCCTCAAACTGAATCGTTTTTAAGTACCGTTACTGCTATTTTTCAGGAAAGTCCTCATCTTAATGGCATAACGTTGACATTAGGAATAATCAGTTTAGTCTTCTTACTCTATTTTAATCGAGGTTTAGGACAATATCTCAAATCCAAAGGAGTTCAGGAATCAATTATTATTCCCCTCACCAAAAGTGGGCCGTTAATGGTGGTGATCGGGAGTTCAATTTTAGTAGGATTACTGCATTTAGATCAATTTTTTGGGGTAAAAGTGGTGGGAGAAATTCCTAAAGGGTTTCCGCCTTTGACTCTCCCTAATTTAGATCTAAACCATCTGCAATTATTAGGAACCTCCGCCTTAGCCATTAGTTTTGTTGGCTTTATGGAAGCGTTTTCAGTAGGGCAATTTTTAGCCAGTAAACAACGCAAAAAAGTTGAAGCCAATCAAGAATTAATTGCCTTGGGAGCCTCAAATATTACCGCCTCATTTACGGGAGGCTATCCTATCACCGGAGGTTTAAGTCGTTCTGTTGTCAACTTTTCCGCCGGAGCAAATACCGGGTTAGCATCAGTCATTACCGCCGTATTCCTGATGTTAACAGTTTTGTTTTTAACGCCTTTATTCTATTATTTACCTCAAACCAGTTTAGCCGCCATTATTTTAGTCGCCGTTGGCAATCTCCTCGACTTTCCGACGCTAAAACGGTTATGGCAATATAATAAACTGGATGCAATTACCTGGTGCGGTACGTTTGTTGCGGTTCTGTTTACCCGTGCAGAACAAGGAATTATGATTGGGGTTTTGATTTCTCTGCTATTACATTTAGTCCGAACCAGTAAACCCCATATTGCCATTGTTGGACGGGTGGGAAATACAGAACATTTTCGGAATATTCTCCGTCATCCGGTAACAACTTTCCCCCATATTTTGGCGGTGCGAGTCGATGAAAGTTTATATTTTGTGAATACGAAATATTTAGAAAACTATTTATTAAAGCTGGTGACAGAACAGAAAGAAGTTGAATATTTACTTTTGGTTTGTAGTGGAATTAATTTAATTGATGGCAGTGCTTTAGAAACGCTACAACGCCTGATTGAGGATTTAAAGGGGATGGGAATTGAATTTTATTTATCCGAAGTCAAAGGCCCGGTTTTTGATCAATTAGAAAAAGTTGGGTTTGTGGATAAATTAGGACG
- a CDS encoding rhodanese-like domain-containing protein, with amino-acid sequence MANFITDQLQSIDAETLKQWLDQDEITLIDVREPSEHAGEHIFGSISIPLSTFDPLNLPVNGSKPFVFYCQTSNRSSQAAQKLFAFGFKQVMHLQGGLNSWKQAGYPTIVNKNAPISIMRQVQIVAGSLVLIGTLLGAFVSPNFLFLSGFVGAGLLFAGITNTCMMAQLLAKLPYNQRV; translated from the coding sequence ATGGCTAACTTTATTACTGACCAATTACAATCAATTGATGCTGAAACCTTAAAACAATGGCTTGATCAGGATGAAATTACCCTGATTGATGTTCGAGAACCATCTGAACACGCAGGAGAACATATTTTTGGGTCAATTTCCATACCTTTATCAACCTTTGACCCCTTAAATTTACCTGTGAATGGCTCAAAACCCTTTGTTTTTTATTGCCAAACCAGCAACCGCAGTAGCCAAGCGGCTCAAAAATTGTTTGCTTTTGGGTTTAAACAGGTCATGCACCTACAAGGGGGATTAAACAGTTGGAAACAAGCCGGATATCCCACCATTGTCAATAAAAATGCCCCCATTAGCATTATGAGACAGGTACAAATTGTTGCGGGTTCCTTAGTCTTAATTGGCACCTTATTAGGCGCATTTGTTTCTCCCAATTTTCTATTTTTAAGTGGATTTGTGGGTGCTGGATTACTGTTTGCCGGAATTACAAATACTTGCATGATGGCACAATTATTGGCAAAATTACCTTATAATCAGCGTGTTTAA
- a CDS encoding MBL fold metallo-hydrolase, whose product MLFRQLFDPETSTYTYLIADETTQEAVLVDPVLEQVERDITLLEQLGLTLRYCLETHVHADHITGTGKLRERTGCLGIVPENAIVNCADRLIKDGEILEIGDVKIKAIATLGHTDSHMAYLVNGERLLTGDSLLIRGCGRTDFQSGNAGLLYDHITQKLFTLPDQTAVYPGHDYQGRTVSTIGEEKQFNPRFVGKDRNSFIEMMNNLNLPNPKKIAEAVPANQLCGNQA is encoded by the coding sequence ATGCTGTTTCGCCAACTTTTCGACCCAGAAACCAGTACCTATACTTATCTAATTGCGGACGAAACAACTCAAGAGGCGGTTTTAGTTGATCCTGTGTTAGAGCAAGTAGAACGAGATATCACCCTATTAGAACAATTAGGATTGACCTTGCGTTATTGTTTAGAAACCCATGTTCATGCGGATCATATTACCGGAACTGGAAAACTCAGAGAACGCACTGGATGTTTAGGAATTGTTCCCGAAAACGCCATTGTTAATTGTGCTGATCGCTTGATTAAAGATGGGGAAATTTTAGAGATTGGAGATGTTAAAATTAAAGCGATCGCAACCTTGGGACATACCGATAGCCACATGGCGTATTTAGTCAATGGGGAGCGATTATTAACTGGAGATTCCTTATTAATTCGAGGCTGTGGACGTACCGATTTTCAAAGTGGAAATGCGGGATTACTCTACGATCATATTACTCAAAAATTATTTACTCTGCCCGATCAAACAGCCGTTTATCCCGGTCATGATTATCAAGGAAGAACGGTTTCAACAATTGGAGAAGAAAAACAATTTAATCCTCGGTTTGTGGGCAAAGATCGAAACAGCTTTATTGAGATGATGAATAACTTAAATCTACCCAACCCGAAAAAAATTGCTGAAGCAGTTCCGGCGAATCAACTCTGTGGAAATCAAGCCTAA
- the petC gene encoding cytochrome b6-f complex iron-sulfur subunit has translation MENSLPLESPSLSRRQLLNFLTGAVVATTAGAVLYPVVEYVLPPAESGEDGAILAKDILGNPIPASQILAETPGTRALVAGLAGDPTYLIVEENSRLNPMGIVNNCTHLGCTFPWNSVDQQFQCPCHGSRYSADGSVLRGPAPLPLKLVHVAVRNNQIWISPWTELDPRTQAQPWWV, from the coding sequence ATGGAAAATAGCCTACCTCTGGAAAGTCCTTCTCTGTCCCGTCGTCAACTCCTGAATTTTTTGACAGGTGCAGTTGTTGCGACCACTGCGGGAGCCGTTCTTTATCCTGTAGTTGAATATGTTCTTCCTCCGGCAGAAAGTGGAGAAGATGGGGCAATTTTGGCAAAAGATATCTTAGGAAATCCCATTCCTGCTAGCCAAATTTTAGCTGAAACCCCTGGAACTCGTGCTTTAGTTGCGGGTTTAGCGGGAGATCCAACCTATTTGATTGTTGAAGAAAATAGCCGTTTAAATCCGATGGGAATTGTCAATAATTGTACCCATTTAGGGTGTACATTTCCTTGGAATTCTGTTGATCAACAATTTCAATGTCCTTGCCATGGTTCCCGTTATAGTGCCGATGGTTCAGTTTTACGAGGGCCAGCACCTTTACCGTTGAAATTAGTTCATGTTGCGGTTAGAAATAACCAAATTTGGATTTCTCCCTGGACAGAATTAGATCCCCGAACTCAAGCTCAACCTTGGTGGGTTTAA
- a CDS encoding beta-lactamase hydrolase domain-containing protein, translated as MFQTVTSSLAIGNLSSPEELQEIAEQGYSTIIDLCTPQEGKKMQAEEVEKLGFNYISIPVSPPNLNPDVLQSFNQALNTASQPIYVRCASGLRAGVLTLLTLASEYNWTEEDYLKRHQELGLEHKPNCPIQAFTEQYFNSHTSQ; from the coding sequence ATGTTTCAAACTGTTACATCATCCTTAGCCATTGGGAATTTATCTTCCCCCGAAGAACTGCAAGAGATTGCTGAACAAGGGTACAGTACCATCATTGATTTATGTACACCCCAAGAAGGCAAAAAAATGCAAGCTGAAGAGGTGGAAAAACTGGGATTTAATTATATTAGTATTCCTGTTTCTCCTCCTAACCTCAACCCAGACGTGCTGCAAAGCTTTAACCAAGCTTTAAATACCGCATCTCAACCTATTTATGTTCGTTGTGCATCGGGTTTGCGTGCGGGAGTGTTAACCCTCTTGACCTTAGCCAGTGAATACAATTGGACAGAAGAAGACTATTTAAAACGTCATCAAGAATTAGGTCTTGAACACAAGCCTAACTGTCCGATTCAAGCATTTACTGAACAATATTTTAATAGCCATACATCTCAATAA
- a CDS encoding rhodanese-like domain-containing protein has product MFRNLGKIRQKLLLLFLLIGLLLSPILLFKPVPALASSFDLGEPVNAPENLNPVITHFLEEIPPRYYAIMKIQDLQNLIQQGDLVLIDVREPSEYAFGHIPTAINIPLRSLTQNIDQIPKDRPVVLYCTTGYRTAMGVMALELLGYQNVRGFPPSIQGWKAAGQLLETVP; this is encoded by the coding sequence ATGTTTAGAAATCTCGGTAAAATCAGGCAAAAATTATTATTATTATTTTTGCTAATTGGGTTGCTCCTTTCTCCTATCTTACTGTTTAAGCCTGTACCTGCCTTAGCCAGTTCTTTTGATTTAGGAGAGCCGGTTAATGCACCGGAAAATTTGAACCCAGTGATCACTCATTTTTTGGAAGAAATTCCTCCCCGATATTATGCAATCATGAAGATTCAGGATCTTCAAAATCTAATACAACAAGGTGATCTGGTTTTAATTGATGTTCGAGAACCTTCTGAATATGCTTTCGGTCATATTCCAACTGCCATCAACATTCCCTTAAGATCCTTAACTCAAAATATCGATCAAATTCCTAAAGATCGTCCTGTGGTTTTGTATTGTACAACAGGTTATCGGACGGCAATGGGCGTGATGGCATTAGAACTTTTAGGCTATCAGAATGTTCGAGGATTTCCTCCTAGTATTCAAGGTTGGAAAGCAG